The sequence CAAATTAAACTGAGGAAGCTGAATTCCTCTTTAGGGTCCTTTACTGTTATGGACCCCCGCTGATGTTTGTTGATCCTCCCTATCCCATAGTATCCAGATGGAGACGCCTCCCCTGGTGATTTCAGCAGCATCGGTGCTGAAGGATCTTTGTTATAAAAACAAGGAGGAGCTGCAGGCCGGCTTTATCACAGCAGGCTGGGACACGAAGAAAGGACCACAGGTTGGTAGAGGTCATGAAGAaagtaagtcgctttggataaaagcgtctgctaaatgacatgtaatgtaatgtaatgtaatataatgaagACATGTCAGAGAAACAGTAATGACAGTGTTCACTCAGTCGTATACCATCCGTGGTTCTGCAGGTATACGTCGTATCACTGGGTGGGATGTTACACAGTCAGCCTGTGACCATCGGAGGCTCAGGCAGCACTTACATCTACGGCTACGTTGACGCCAAGTACAAACCCAAAATGAGCAGAGAAGAATGCCTGCAGTTTGCCACTAATGGTACTATCATATTTTAACCCACTCAGACATGTGtgaacttgtttttctgtgtcaagAAACTGGCATTTAATTCCaagaaaatgtatgaaaattaaaaaaacactgatgattTTTATACAAGTAAGGAAAAGTATGAATGAACAAGTGAGAAGATGCTACTTAGCAGAACACTTTGGTTTAACAACTTTGTTAAACCGAAGTGCTGTACAAGCttaaataaagttataaaaaagtaacaataaaaatgcaattaggctaaaacaaatatcaacaaataaaatggataaaacacagcaacagaaacaacacaagtcattttacatcatgacacACAGGACTTGCTAATCCTCTGCGGCCTCCATTAATAAATTCAGCTGTGTTATTTTGGATTTACCtaattccttaaaaaaataCTCTCTCGTCCTCACAGCTCTTGCTTTGGCCATGGGTAGAGACAACGTCAGCGGGGGCGTGGCTCACCTGGTGGTGATCACGGAAACGGGGGTGGAGCATGTGGTTGTTCCTGGAAACAAGCTGCCCAAGTTCCACGATGAATGACAACAACCATTAcagtttaaatgttgaatttcctAAATCACAGGTTTGATTCTATTTCTGTGGAAtgtaacaacacaacacacaatccGAGGAacaagaaaacaggaaacatgggGGTGGGGAAAGGTTTAGTCTGTACATGAAACACTGATCATAAAGGAAAAGAGTGGTGTGACTTGCTgagtgtgtatttatacactctatatagatcaggggtgtcaaactcatatTAGTTTGTGGGCTCAAGTGtgccagaccagtaaaataatataataataacctataaacaacagcAAGGACTCCAAatgttccctttgttttacatttaatgaagtatctttttacaaaatatattatgaacaacctggaATTTCTTGAGACAACAATTttatgcctaaatttaccatttacacacaaCTTACAGACGTTACAGAGGTATCTGGAActaaaaaatatagtatttcacattatgattagattctaatcatagtgtgaaatttttCACAAATTAATCAAGAAGAAAATCAGTAATTGAGCCAGTTCTGGCCCGCAGGCCGTAAGTTTAACACCCCTGCTCTGAAACCGAAcaatttcctttaaaaaaaattaaaaaaagtttattttttatctttaatcgttttgttgatttttttaaacatgtatgtgaaattaaaataaatgtaaatgttttctaaaCCTCTCTCgctttctttttattgtgtgtgtgtcaaatgtttttctaatgtggtctgcattattttattcttgATGCTGTAGCCTTATATCTCACTTATTTAACATTGTGACACTGTTGTGTAGCTGTAGTAACTACAAAGTCAAACacaacacttaaaaaataaCAGGAAAAGAATCTTTGTCACGAAGCGTCaagtctgttagtgtttttgtttcgcttagtttagttattgcgttagtttaggtttaaagtcacgttaagttcatgtcacttttggtgtgggtttgatgttcacttccccttttattttggtaaatgtcatgtcttcctgtcgtggtttcttcagttgttttgacacatctcccctaattccctcatgcacatcacctggtgatccttaagtaatcactggcacctgcccttgattccctctccccTGTATAGTGTCCCCAGTCCCCTTGTCATTTGCCAGTGCG is a genomic window of Solea senegalensis isolate Sse05_10M unplaced genomic scaffold, IFAPA_SoseM_1 scf7180000014353, whole genome shotgun sequence containing:
- the psmb12 gene encoding proteasome 20S subunit beta 12 encodes the protein MEKRCLDSGVKGVSTGTTILAAIFDGGVVIGSDSRASIGGEYVSSKTINKVIQVHDQIFCCMAGSLADAQAVTKAAKFHLSLHSIQMETPPLVISAASVLKDLCYKNKEELQAGFITAGWDTKKGPQVYVVSLGGMLHSQPVTIGGSGSTYIYGYVDAKYKPKMSREECLQFATNALALAMGRDNVSGGVAHLVVITETGVEHVVVPGNKLPKFHDE